In one Lolium rigidum isolate FL_2022 chromosome 3, APGP_CSIRO_Lrig_0.1, whole genome shotgun sequence genomic region, the following are encoded:
- the LOC124699201 gene encoding probable calcium-binding protein CML25/26 — protein sequence MLVMEASSVFTAFDKDGDGKVSASELRCGLESILGEDVAEEDAAAILAAADADGDGLLNQEEFSRLAADAHENDDDVAKRRCLMEAFGMYAASSSTEDMATTMITPASLGRTLSRLGSHELGVEECRAMICRFDLDGDGALSFDEFRVMMMA from the coding sequence ATGCTGGTAATGGAGGCATCGTCGGTGTTCACCGCCTTCGACAAGGACGGGGACGGCAAAGTGTCCGCCTCCGAGCTGCGGTGCGGCCTGGAGTCGATCCTGGGCGAGGACGTGGCGGAGGAGGATGCGGCGGCGATCCTCGCTGCAGCGGACGCCGACGGCGACGGGCTGCTGAACCAAGAAGAGTTCTCGAGGCTAGCCGCCGACGCCCACGAGAACGACGACGACGTTGCCAAACGAAGGTGCTTGATGGAGGCGTTCGGGATGTACGCAGCGTCCTCGTCCACGGAAGACATGGCGACGACAATGATCACGCCGGCGAGCCTGGGGCGGACGCTGAGCAGGCTGGGTTCGCACGAGCTGGGCGTGGAGGAGTGCAGAGCCATGATCTGCAGGTTCGatctcgacggcgacggcgccctCTCATTCGACGAGTTCAGGGTCATGATGATGGCATAA